A genomic window from Nerophis ophidion isolate RoL-2023_Sa linkage group LG22, RoL_Noph_v1.0, whole genome shotgun sequence includes:
- the gorab gene encoding RAB6-interacting golgin, protein MSEWAGFSEDELRRMQQKESRLANTRKPRPASRGVHQSHRERRLHRVADESAALCSPGLPPDQQLHKVPSTDEAKMAPAAPAVKKEEMTHDKCREDVVEEPLPDVKELDKQQIQLRDQARLEQLQQEQKSMEEMNKRKKALLTKTIAEKSKQTQAEAVKLKRIQKELQTLDDMVSNDVCILRGRIDEASWDYAIARKRYEKAEAEYVTAKMDLHKKSEVKEQLTEHLFAIIQQNELRKAHKLEELMHQLQLEATEEELERQRVEDEKTLEPARPQENGVTDNQETTAQSVPAQEEHQEEDSGVHVDQTHPREDFQTAQT, encoded by the exons ATGAGTGAATGGGCGGGATTTTCAGAAGACGAGCTGCGGAGAATGCAACAGAAAG aatCTAGGCTGGCCAACACGCGCAAGCCGAGACCGGCCAGCAGGGGTGTGCATCAAAGTCACCGGGAGAGAAGATTGCACCGGGTGGCTGATGAAAGTGCAGCGTTGTGTTCTCCTGGACTACCGCCGGACCAGCAGCTCCATAAAGTGCCGAGCACGGACGAAGCTAAGATGGCTCCTGCAGCTCCAGCTGTCAAAAAGGAAGAAATGACACATGACAAGTGTCGAGAAGATGTAGTAGAGGAACCACTCCCGGACGTGAAGGAGCTGGATAAACAACAGATTCAACT CCGAGACCAGGCTCGCTTGGAGCAACTGCAACAGGAACAGAAGTCGATGGAAGAGATGAACAAGCGCAAGAAGGCTCTGCTCACCAAAACCATCGCTGAGAA GTCCAAACAAACTCAAGCTGAGGCTGTGAAGCTGAAGAGAATCCAGAAGGAGCTGCAAACCCTGGACGACATGGTTTCGAACGACGTCTGCATTCTGAGAGGAAGGATCGATGAAGCCAGCTGGGACTACGCCATCGCCAG AAAGCGCTACGAGAAGGCAGAGGCGGAGTACGTGACGGCCAAGATGGACCTCCACAAGAAGTCGGAGGTGAAGGAGCAGCTGACAGAGCATCTCTTTGCCATCATCCAACAGAACGAGCTGCGTAAAGCTCACAAGCTGGAGGAGCTCATGCACCAGCTGCAGCTGGAGGCCACCGAGGAGGAGCTGGAAAGGCAGAGGGTGGAAGACGAGAAGACATTAGAGCCAGCGAGACCTCAGGAGAACGGCGTCACGGACAATCAGGAGACAACGGCGCAGTCCGTACCTGCACAAGAGGAACATCAGGAGGAAGACAGCGGCGTCCACGTGGACCAAACTCACCCCCGGGAAGATTTCCAAACAGCGCAGACGTGA